The Primulina tabacum isolate GXHZ01 chromosome 7, ASM2559414v2, whole genome shotgun sequence genome includes a window with the following:
- the LOC142550636 gene encoding uncharacterized protein LOC142550636 — translation MAGRPPRQNRNPRYANNNNNANEEGNVHPPQFSLNQEDLMAIATIVATTLQGRVNPNANQPPPPPPQHGVKFHYESLRKNRCPTFQGDADPELGQNWLKSVETQMRLLEIPDALKVDVIVPFLEGKASKWWEAVSPAMLTVGPITWQRFQDAFLKQYFPAEVRLQKLSEFENLTQTPDMSVVEYTSQFNSLGSYAPTIMADETLKLHRFKKGLNSRIQSALAVYQPANFSDLMDAAIRAETDIQRREKEIRNKRPMNSYQAIKPCTTCHFPHLGECRRASGVCFGCGKPGHRMADFPAATNKTAGPGKGDGSSSGANANKPRENKPNARVFAMTCAKKLGRKPDKLAEPLRIATPTSKAVETHEIYRDCRISISNQPFSADLIQLIMVDFDIILGMDWLAKNNAIVDCKGKKVKLLTAEQKEIVFHGKSKERKLLLSAAQAWKAMKSGEDIYLAMVSEIKEEVELSLEDIPIAREFPDVFQKNSQGRSRTAKWSSRSIWFPVLHQSLRHLTEWHQPNSRS, via the exons atggccggtAGACCACCAAGACAAAACCGCAACCCCCGTTATgctaacaacaacaacaatgccAACGAAGAAGGCAACGTACATCCACCTCAGTTCAGTCTTAATCAAGAAGACTTGATGGCCATAGCCACGATCGTGGCGACAACACTGCAAGGGAGAGTGAACCCGAATGCCAAtcaaccaccaccacctccaccgcAGCATGGAGTCAAGTTCCATTATGAATCACTGCGCAAGAACCGGTGCCCGACATTCCAAGGGGACGCAGATCCTGAGTTAGGCCAAAACTGGTTGAAAAGCGTGGAAACTCAGATGCGACTGCTAGAAATACCCGATGCTCTTAAAGTGGATGTGATAGTACCCTTCCTTGAAGGCAAAGCAAGTAAGTGGTGGGAAGCAGTCTCCCCAGCCATGTTAACCGTCGGGCCAATCACATGGCAGCGCTTTCAAGATGCATTCCTCAAGCAGTACTTTCCAGCCGAGGTCAGGTTGCAAAAGTTGAGTGAGTTTGAAAATCTGACTCAGACTCCGGATATGTCGGTGGTAGAATACACATCCCAATTCAATTCTCTTGGATCTTATGCACCGACAATCATGGCAGATGAAACTCTGAAATTGCACCGCTTCAAAAAGGGTTTGAACAGCAGAATACAGTCGGCTTTGGCAGTCTACCAACCTGCGAACTTTTCAGACTTGATGGACGCAGCTATCCGAGCTGAAACTGATATTCAGCGCAGAGAGAAAGAGATTAGGAACAAAAGGCCTATGAATA GCTACCAGGCCATTAAGCCTTGCACAACTTGCCACTTTCCACACCTGGGAGAATGTCGTAGAGCCAGCGGCGTCTGCTTTGGATGCGGGAAACCAGGACACCGTATGGCAGATTTTCCAGCCGCCACCAACAAAACAGCTGGACCAGGTAAAGGAGACGGGTCAAGCTCAGGGGCAAATGCCAATAAACCGCGGGAGAACAAACCGAATGCCAGGGTGTTCGCCATGAC ATGTGCTAAGAAGTTAGGACGTAAGCCCGATAAGTTAGCCGAACCTCTCCGAATAGCCACACCTACAAGTAAGGCCGTTGAAACTCACGAAATCTACCGAGATTGTAGAATCAGTATCAGTAATCAGCCTTTTAGCGCCGACTTGATACAGTTGATCATGGTCGACTTCGACATCATcttaggaatggattggttagccaagaacAATGCCATAGTGGATTGTAAAGGGAAGAAAGTTAAACTCCTAACCGCAGAGCAGAAGGAAATCGTGTTTCATGGTAAATCCAAGGAACGGAAGTTGCTACTTTCTGCAGCTCAAgcctggaaagccatgaaatcaGGAGAGGATATCTACCTGGCTATGGTCAGTGAAATAAAAGAAGAAGTCGAACTGAGTCTGGAAGACATCCCGATAGCGAGAGAGTTCCCAGATGTTTTTCAGAAGAACTCTCAGGGACGGTCCCGAACCGCGAAGTGGAGTTCGAGATCAATCTGGTTCCCGGTGCTgcaccaatctctaaggcaccttacagaatggcaccaaccGAACTCAAGGAGCTGa